In Thermosphaera sp., the sequence GAGATTATGTTGCTCTGGCTGAAGCTATAGAGAACATATTCACTAACGACTATGTTAAAAGGTACATGTCCATGAACGCAACACTATATGCTAAGAACTTCGACTGGAACATCATAGCTTCTTTAGTTGAAAAATTATATAAAGAGGTTGTATCGAGTTGAAGAATACTACAACAAGTATGTTTAAGCCTCTTCGTCTGTTTACACTGCTCACTTTAGCGCCAATAATTAATGTAGTTGTTTCAGGTGATAAAGTATATGTAGATAAAGAAAAGAAATGTGTAACAATACTATTTAGTGGGAACATTACGAGTCGTCGTGCGGCGCATATTATGAAATTCCTCGAGATATTATCGCCTTGGATGAATTGTATAAACATTGTGGCAACACGCATTGAGAAAGAAGCAGTAATAGATTTCTCTTCATATCGTCGAGAACGATTTTCGGGAGGTCCTCAAGTAAGATTCGTAATACTAGAACCCCAATTTAACTCTATTGAAAAGAAAAAGTCGTTATTAAAGGATATTGTTATTAGTCTAGCTCAGCTCCCAAGAATACGTGAATACCTAAAGTGTGATGGTATTCTAATTACTGGCACAATAAACATAGCCAATGTTATGCTGTCACGTCTCTCTTCCTCGAAAAGCAGACTACTGGTCTTTGCAGGAGGTTTCAGCTATATGGGGATAGAAGCGAACTCGCTGAAGAATGCCGCAAAGAGATGTCTCATATATCTGATCGAATTCGTTCATACCTTACTAGCCGATTATTTACTTATTGAGGCTCCTACAATGAGGAGGCATGTACCTTTTTCAAAAGTAACTAATGCTTTACTTAAAAATAAATTAATAGATTTCGCAAACCTATGTGTCGAAGATTATTTCTTTCAAGACTGCGAAAAGTTTGAATCGAGAATATATGACATAGGATATGTTGGTGCACTAGAAGAGCGAAGATATATTAAAGAGCTCCTGTTAACTATGAAATATCTACCTAGGTTTCTCAATAAAAAAGTAAGAGTGCTGATAATAGGTGATGGACCTTTAAGGCATGTGGTAGAAAGTTTCGCAAAAAAATACAGAGACCCCGAAAGTGCTATATTTGTTGACTACATTCCGTCAGTTCCACGTTATCGATTACAAAACTATTATCGAAAAATAAAGATATTGGTCTTGCCCACTAGGAGCGACGGGCTTCCGAATACTATCATTGAAGCTATGGCAAGTTGTTGTACAGTTATTTCGACGGACATAGGTGGTATACCAAGCGTAATTGATAATAACGTTACCGGATTTATCATACAAAATGGGAACATCGTTTTAGAATTACTTAAACTAATAAAACAATTGTTCAGCAATGACTATAAAATAGCTAAAATTGGAACCAATGCTAGACAAAGAGTTTTAAAATCCTTTAGTAAAGTTCCAGTACAAATTAAATGGAAACATATACTAGATCTTGCTAGGAGGGCGTAGCGCTTTGAGGATAGTAGAAGTATCCACGAATCTTATTCCTTCTCCTCCCCTTAAGGGCGGAGCAATTGAAAGATTTGTTTTTAATATCTCAAAATCACTAGTAGCCTTAGGTTTAGAGGTTCACTTGATCTCTGTGAATAAGAAGCGCGGCATCAATAAAATAGATGGGATAATTAGGCACACTTATCCAAGAGAGATCTCTATTTTCGACGAAATAATAGATAAATCCATGTACAAGTTTAACCCTCATGCTAAGAAATTGAATACCAAGACGACGTTATACATCTATAACATTATGTCATTCATTAAGGAGACATATGGTTCGATCGATGTGATCCACAACCATTCGTTAACAACAGCTGTCTCACCCATACTCTTTCAGAAGACTCGCTCTAAAAATACGCTGTTAATTATGCACCACCACAATGTTTCTCAACCAAATATGATTAACAAAGTAATTCTCAAACAATACGATTTACATTTAGCTGTAAGCAAGTACGTAAAGAATGAGATCATGAAAAGATTTAAGATACCTGCTGAAAAAGTTCTCGTTGTCTATAATGCCATCAACGTCAACAAGTATAAATGCTCAGACACAAAACAGTCTAAGTTAAGAGACTTATTTGGAATAGATGGAGATGGGGTTGTCCTATTATACGTTGGCAGAATAACACCTGAAAAAGGACTACATCATTTAATAGAAGCTTTCAAAATAGTTCGTCGAAAGCTGTCTTCTACAAAAGTAAAGCTCTTTATTGTGGGACCCGTGGGCCAGTTTCATTCATCAAGTATGAGGGATGTAGCTTATTTTCAATTCATCGAAAAACTTGTGTATTCATATGGACTGTATAACGATATAAAATACTTAGGACATTATGATGAAAATTCAATACTAGACGCCTATACAGCCGCAGACGTAGTGATTGTCCCCTCCATATGCCAAGAAGCGTTTGGGCTTGTAATAATTGAGGCTCTTGCATCCTGTAAGCCGGTGGTTGCATACCCCGTAGGAGGGGTACCTGAAATACTTGAACCTTTGAACTACGGCTTTCTTGCTAAGTCGGTTTCGCCTATTGAGCTTGCGGAGGCTATCATTAAGATTATTTCTAACTATGATAACGTGAACCTAGGGTATTTAAGAGAATACGTGGAAAAAAGATTTTCAATAGAATCCGTAGCAAAGAGATTAAAAACGATATTTGAAATGTATGTTAAAAATAAATAGTGAGGAACGCTAAATGCTTAAAGGTCACACTTTAGCGATACTCTGGACATCGATCCTCTTACCAACATTAATAGTGTGTTTCTATGAAATAACAGACAATTTTAACTATCGAACAGTAGCCTTCGTCAAATATTATCAAGATGCACTTTCTCTTCCTATTTATGAAGAGACCTCATTTAAAACCTCCATAGGTAGTGGTGTAAGGGTGCATCCTCTTCACGAACTTCACTTCTTAATAATTGAACGAATCTTGGGTTTGGACGCGAAAGTATATCAAAACTTTCCGCTGGGCATTGTATTGATAATTTTACTATATACTATGATACTGGCACTATGTAATCCATCTTCGTATACGATTAGAGCTCTCTATCTAGTTCCATTTATATCGTTTGTTTACACGTCTCCTCTTATAGGCACGTATATTCCTACC encodes:
- a CDS encoding glycosyltransferase, yielding MKNTTTSMFKPLRLFTLLTLAPIINVVVSGDKVYVDKEKKCVTILFSGNITSRRAAHIMKFLEILSPWMNCINIVATRIEKEAVIDFSSYRRERFSGGPQVRFVILEPQFNSIEKKKSLLKDIVISLAQLPRIREYLKCDGILITGTINIANVMLSRLSSSKSRLLVFAGGFSYMGIEANSLKNAAKRCLIYLIEFVHTLLADYLLIEAPTMRRHVPFSKVTNALLKNKLIDFANLCVEDYFFQDCEKFESRIYDIGYVGALEERRYIKELLLTMKYLPRFLNKKVRVLIIGDGPLRHVVESFAKKYRDPESAIFVDYIPSVPRYRLQNYYRKIKILVLPTRSDGLPNTIIEAMASCCTVISTDIGGIPSVIDNNVTGFIIQNGNIVLELLKLIKQLFSNDYKIAKIGTNARQRVLKSFSKVPVQIKWKHILDLARRA
- a CDS encoding glycosyltransferase family 4 protein, which codes for MRIVEVSTNLIPSPPLKGGAIERFVFNISKSLVALGLEVHLISVNKKRGINKIDGIIRHTYPREISIFDEIIDKSMYKFNPHAKKLNTKTTLYIYNIMSFIKETYGSIDVIHNHSLTTAVSPILFQKTRSKNTLLIMHHHNVSQPNMINKVILKQYDLHLAVSKYVKNEIMKRFKIPAEKVLVVYNAINVNKYKCSDTKQSKLRDLFGIDGDGVVLLYVGRITPEKGLHHLIEAFKIVRRKLSSTKVKLFIVGPVGQFHSSSMRDVAYFQFIEKLVYSYGLYNDIKYLGHYDENSILDAYTAADVVIVPSICQEAFGLVIIEALASCKPVVAYPVGGVPEILEPLNYGFLAKSVSPIELAEAIIKIISNYDNVNLGYLREYVEKRFSIESVAKRLKTIFEMYVKNK